The Deinococcus koreensis genome window below encodes:
- a CDS encoding metal-dependent transcriptional regulator, producing the protein MTARALSRSAEDYLKHLYVLGQTGKVNTQALASALEVAPASVTGMLRKLAEQGLVSHAPYQGAQLTAEGERVALEVLRHHRLLELFLHRALGVPLDEVHEEAERLEHALSERLEARIAAWLGDPTHDPHGDPIPTLEGELPARSERRLSQLAPGDGGVVSRVPDGDAGQLRALVAAGLTPGADVRVQTVDSALGTLTAQLPGRTLTLSLGVAAQVHVHAPGRRPAP; encoded by the coding sequence ATGACCGCCCGCGCCCTCTCCCGCTCTGCGGAGGACTACCTCAAACACCTGTATGTCCTGGGGCAGACGGGCAAGGTGAACACCCAGGCGCTGGCCTCGGCGCTGGAGGTGGCTCCGGCCTCGGTGACCGGGATGCTCCGCAAGCTGGCCGAGCAGGGCCTGGTCTCGCACGCGCCGTACCAGGGCGCCCAGCTGACCGCCGAGGGCGAGCGGGTGGCGCTGGAGGTGTTGAGGCACCACCGCCTGCTGGAGCTGTTCCTGCACCGCGCCCTGGGCGTGCCGCTCGACGAGGTGCACGAGGAGGCCGAACGCCTGGAGCACGCCCTGAGCGAGCGCCTGGAGGCCCGCATCGCCGCCTGGCTGGGCGACCCCACCCACGACCCGCACGGCGACCCGATCCCCACCCTGGAGGGCGAACTGCCCGCGCGCTCCGAACGCCGGCTCTCGCAGCTCGCGCCCGGCGACGGCGGCGTGGTCTCCCGCGTGCCCGACGGCGACGCCGGGCAGCTGCGCGCCCTGGTGGCCGCCGGCCTGACCCCCGGCGCCGATGTCCGGGTGCAGACCGTGGACAGCGCCCTGGGCACGCTGACCGCGCAGCTCCCCGGCCGCACGCTGACGCTCTCGCTGGGCGTGGCCGCGCAGGTGCATGTCCACGCTCCGGGTCGTCGCCCGGCGCCGTGA
- a CDS encoding histidine phosphatase family protein has product MRLRLGPLSVLTLHLIRHAPSAPNAQRRYPRPDEDAPLSPAGEALAAALTLPPTATALTSPACRARQTAALAGFPQATVVDALREADFGVMAWHTWAELEGAHGDLPRAWIDALGDPDSPAGPPGGETGRAFHARLRRWLDTLPAGGEVAAFTHAGPLLALLRLSVGLRAAEAPPGTVATLRRAGGHWWLVRFVGLPT; this is encoded by the coding sequence GTGCGCCTTCGCCTGGGGCCGCTGAGCGTGCTGACCTTACACCTGATCCGCCACGCGCCCAGCGCGCCCAACGCCCAGCGCCGCTATCCCCGCCCGGACGAGGACGCCCCGCTCTCGCCCGCGGGGGAAGCCCTGGCCGCGGCGTTGACGCTGCCGCCCACGGCCACCGCCCTGACCTCGCCGGCCTGCCGCGCCCGGCAGACCGCCGCGCTGGCCGGCTTTCCGCAGGCGACCGTGGTGGACGCCCTGCGGGAAGCGGATTTCGGGGTGATGGCGTGGCACACCTGGGCCGAACTGGAGGGGGCGCACGGCGACCTCCCGCGCGCCTGGATCGACGCGCTGGGCGACCCCGACAGCCCGGCTGGCCCCCCCGGCGGCGAGACGGGCCGCGCCTTCCACGCCCGGCTGCGGCGCTGGCTGGACACCCTGCCCGCCGGGGGCGAGGTGGCCGCCTTCACCCACGCCGGCCCCCTGCTGGCCCTGCTGCGCCTGAGCGTGGGCCTGCGCGCGGCCGAGGCGCCGCCGGGGACGGTCGCCACCCTGCGCCGGGCCGGGGGCCACTGGTGGCTGGTGCGTTTTGTGGGTCTACCCACCTGA
- a CDS encoding thermonuclease family protein has translation MRARGSDGARARPRRRTAWGWAALGLLLCAVALGAWALWRGSGSLPPAGRTPSPRPQQTRPQPTRPTGAPVSGPATAIDGDTLDIRGTRVRLFGIDAPEHDQTCRRAGKTYACGQEALGALRGLLAEQAVRCTPRATDRYGRTVAVCAAGGQDVNGWMVARGYALAYRDYSTDYVAQENAARKARRGLHAGTYVNPADFRRGGAAPAAPPAPARRAPYASCAQARAAGHAPVLRGEGGYNPKLDGDADGRMCE, from the coding sequence GTGAGGGCGCGTGGCTCAGACGGCGCCCGCGCCCGTCCGCGCCGCCGGACGGCCTGGGGGTGGGCCGCGCTGGGGCTCCTGCTGTGCGCCGTGGCGCTGGGCGCCTGGGCGCTGTGGCGGGGGTCTGGATCACTGCCACCCGCCGGCCGCACCCCTTCGCCCCGCCCCCAGCAGACCCGCCCCCAGCCGACCCGCCCCACCGGCGCCCCCGTCTCCGGCCCCGCCACGGCCATCGACGGCGACACGCTGGACATCCGGGGCACGCGCGTGCGGCTCTTCGGCATCGACGCCCCGGAACATGACCAGACCTGCCGCCGCGCCGGGAAAACATATGCCTGCGGCCAGGAGGCGCTGGGCGCCCTGCGCGGCCTGCTGGCGGAGCAGGCGGTTCGCTGTACCCCACGCGCCACCGACCGCTACGGGCGCACGGTGGCGGTCTGCGCGGCGGGAGGGCAGGACGTGAACGGATGGATGGTCGCTCGGGGGTACGCGCTGGCCTACCGTGACTACAGCACCGACTACGTGGCCCAGGAGAACGCTGCCCGGAAGGCGAGGCGCGGCCTGCACGCCGGCACCTACGTGAATCCTGCCGACTTCCGCCGTGGCGGGGCGGCTCCCGCGGCCCCGCCCGCCCCTGCCCGGCGCGCGCCCTACGCCTCGTGTGCCCAGGCCCGCGCCGCCGGCCACGCCCCGGTGCTGCGCGGCGAGGGCGGCTACAACCCGAAGCTGGACGGCGACGCAGACGGCAGGATGTGCGAGTGA
- a CDS encoding GNAT family N-acetyltransferase has translation MPDSLPTLEDTPFTLRPFQNADADAVARLVTQGVRGHWTYRPEQFRVSADPLRRRLVAVRGPEVVATAQLSPFGDATPDALRLDLAGDGEAFTPLYLAFLAALPERFARLLGVTREDFGEQMDFFHAAGFRNAWQSWGAHLDLPGFDPARFQPREERLFLAGYEMSRLDPEAPAADWDAVYALFLQGVADAPRNPTTTSDPRTREDLRSIICQEEAAFVTRWRGQIVALTRLTPDGDEVESEGTVTERGHRSRGLATALKAHALAWAKAEGFTHAGTGGTVLNLPMLRVNARLGYVPERLWITWEQRLTLPRR, from the coding sequence ATGCCTGATTCCCTGCCGACCCTCGAGGACACGCCCTTCACGCTACGCCCCTTCCAGAATGCCGACGCCGACGCCGTGGCCAGGCTGGTCACGCAGGGGGTGCGCGGGCACTGGACTTACCGCCCCGAGCAGTTCAGGGTGTCCGCCGATCCACTGCGGCGCCGGCTGGTGGCCGTCCGTGGCCCCGAGGTCGTGGCGACCGCTCAGCTGTCGCCCTTCGGGGACGCCACTCCGGACGCCCTGCGCCTCGATCTGGCGGGTGACGGCGAGGCGTTCACGCCGCTGTACCTGGCCTTCCTCGCCGCCCTGCCGGAGCGCTTCGCGCGCCTGCTGGGCGTGACCCGCGAGGATTTCGGCGAGCAGATGGACTTCTTCCACGCGGCCGGCTTCCGCAACGCCTGGCAGTCGTGGGGCGCCCACCTCGACCTGCCGGGCTTCGACCCGGCCCGCTTCCAGCCCCGGGAGGAACGGCTCTTTCTGGCCGGCTACGAGATGTCGCGGCTCGATCCGGAGGCGCCAGCTGCCGACTGGGACGCTGTGTACGCGCTCTTCTTGCAGGGCGTGGCCGACGCGCCGCGCAATCCCACCACCACCTCCGACCCCCGAACCCGCGAAGACCTGCGTTCCATCATCTGCCAGGAGGAGGCGGCGTTCGTCACCCGCTGGCGTGGGCAGATCGTGGCCCTGACCCGCCTGACTCCGGATGGCGATGAGGTCGAGAGCGAGGGCACCGTCACCGAGCGGGGACACCGCTCACGCGGGCTCGCCACCGCCCTGAAAGCCCACGCGCTGGCCTGGGCGAAGGCCGAGGGCTTCACGCACGCGGGCACGGGCGGCACGGTGCTGAACCTGCCCATGCTGCGCGTGAACGCTCGCCTGGGGTACGTTCCCGAACGCCTGTGGATCACCTGGGAACAGCGCCTGACCCTGCCCCGGCGCTGA
- a CDS encoding RNA polymerase sigma factor: MTLNDPYALLPDAELVRLAVRDERAFEVLVTRHAPAIHRLAALNVGPGAADDVVQDVFIAVYRGLPGFRGEAQFSTWLHRVTLNACYRALGARQNLSLGDMPEPAAPHDPVGAGERADLRSRLAQALQTLPRDQREAVSLRELSGLEYAEIAEITGAGLGTVKSRINRGRAALREWLTRAGVGP; this comes from the coding sequence GTGACCTTGAATGATCCCTACGCCCTTCTCCCGGACGCCGAACTCGTGCGCCTCGCCGTGCGCGACGAGCGGGCCTTCGAGGTGCTGGTGACCCGCCACGCCCCGGCCATCCACCGGCTCGCAGCGCTCAACGTGGGGCCGGGCGCGGCCGACGACGTGGTGCAGGACGTGTTCATCGCGGTGTACCGGGGCCTCCCGGGCTTCCGGGGCGAGGCGCAGTTCTCCACCTGGCTGCACCGCGTCACCCTGAACGCCTGTTACAGGGCGCTGGGGGCCCGCCAGAACCTCTCTCTGGGCGACATGCCCGAACCCGCCGCACCCCACGATCCGGTGGGGGCCGGCGAGCGGGCCGACCTGCGGAGCCGGCTGGCCCAGGCCCTGCAGACGCTGCCCAGAGACCAGCGCGAGGCCGTGAGCCTGCGTGAACTCTCGGGCCTGGAGTACGCCGAAATCGCCGAGATCACCGGCGCAGGGCTGGGCACCGTGAAAAGCCGCATCAACCGGGGCCGCGCCGCGCTGCGCGAGTGGCTGACCCGGGCGGGGGTGGGGCCGTGA
- a CDS encoding GntR family transcriptional regulator — MTPDAAVMDALKSSLELGSLDPGSHVPASAQLRRALTRLIEGGSLRPGDALPPVRSLAAALALAPNTVAKAYAALGRDGLTVSRAGAGTVVAAGAWQGSLEQRSALQGWQRHTRDLRAAGIRGDDLRAALEAVLLDEGLDADNAVPGAAPLS; from the coding sequence ATGACCCCCGACGCCGCAGTGATGGACGCCCTGAAAAGCAGCCTCGAACTGGGCAGCCTCGACCCGGGCAGCCACGTGCCGGCCTCGGCCCAGCTTCGCCGGGCGCTGACCCGGCTGATCGAAGGGGGCAGCCTGCGTCCCGGAGACGCCCTGCCGCCCGTGCGGAGCCTGGCGGCGGCGCTGGCCCTGGCGCCGAACACGGTCGCCAAGGCCTACGCCGCGCTGGGCCGCGACGGCCTGACCGTCAGCCGGGCGGGGGCGGGCACGGTGGTCGCGGCCGGGGCGTGGCAGGGGTCGCTTGAGCAGCGCTCGGCCCTGCAGGGCTGGCAGCGGCACACCCGCGACCTGCGGGCCGCCGGGATCAGGGGCGACGACCTGCGCGCCGCCCTGGAGGCCGTGCTGCTGGACGAGGGGCTGGACGCGGACAACGCTGTCCCTGGGGCTGCACCACTGTCCTGA
- a CDS encoding transcriptional regulator, with amino-acid sequence MRRAAPLALLLASQALVSQAGASDLDDLLAALKKARSFAARGQVEVTVLFPPRAVPTRTVGALPALPIRPGLLGKTFEATRGEGEPVAGRPTVRYELNARAGQAARWTLWIDQEWNVPLAFEERTAQGELARRAVFQKVNAKLSRVNLGVSAPPAGLRAALLRAVPGLRLPAGFTPVEVRRREGGGLDVTLSDGLNVLALVTAPKSVRAAPGVATRRVGAGFVWLVGNLPPGELKRALEGVRGVDEAGLGTFVPVADSKE; translated from the coding sequence GTGAGGCGGGCGGCGCCCCTGGCCCTGCTGCTGGCATCTCAGGCGCTGGTGTCTCAGGCCGGGGCCAGCGATCTGGACGACCTGCTGGCGGCGCTGAAGAAGGCCCGCTCCTTCGCGGCGCGGGGGCAGGTCGAGGTCACGGTGTTGTTTCCGCCCCGGGCCGTGCCCACCCGCACTGTGGGAGCGCTGCCGGCCCTGCCCATCCGACCGGGCCTGCTGGGCAAGACCTTCGAGGCCACGCGGGGGGAGGGCGAGCCGGTCGCGGGGCGGCCCACGGTGCGCTACGAGCTGAATGCCAGAGCCGGACAGGCGGCGCGCTGGACACTGTGGATCGATCAGGAGTGGAACGTGCCGCTGGCCTTCGAGGAACGCACGGCGCAGGGCGAGCTGGCCCGCCGCGCGGTGTTCCAGAAGGTGAACGCGAAGCTGTCGAGGGTCAATCTGGGCGTGTCCGCGCCCCCCGCCGGGCTGCGGGCCGCGCTGCTGAGGGCGGTGCCGGGGCTGCGGCTCCCCGCCGGGTTCACGCCGGTCGAGGTCAGGCGCCGGGAGGGCGGCGGGCTGGACGTGACCCTCAGCGACGGGCTGAACGTGCTGGCGCTGGTCACGGCCCCGAAGAGTGTGCGGGCCGCGCCGGGCGTGGCGACGCGGCGGGTGGGCGCAGGCTTCGTGTGGCTGGTCGGGAACCTGCCGCCGGGCGAGCTGAAGCGGGCACTGGAGGGGGTGCGCGGGGTGGACGAAGCGGGCCTGGGAACTTTTGTGCCCGTGGCGGACTCCAAGGAATAA
- a CDS encoding adenosylcobinamide-GDP ribazoletransferase: MSPRESPLRTQVQAAHLALTFLTTLPLPHIREVREGDFARASAYYPLAGYAVGGGVSLLLWLGLPLPGGVVAALGVGGWLLLTGMLHFDGLVDSADALFAVKTPAQRLEILRDLHMGAFGLAVGALALLTLWSLLAAPIPAYAPLVAAVAARTALLLPMNLYPAARAESLGARSREGRWGVALLLAAPTLLLPGAGVAWLAALGAALLVARFAAGRLGGGLSGDVFGMIVVCAELAALCAFAWGR, translated from the coding sequence GTGAGCCCCCGAGAGTCCCCGCTCCGCACCCAGGTTCAGGCCGCGCACCTGGCGCTGACCTTCCTGACCACCCTGCCCCTGCCCCATATCCGCGAGGTTCGCGAGGGCGACTTCGCGCGGGCCAGCGCCTACTACCCGCTGGCGGGCTACGCGGTGGGCGGCGGCGTGTCGCTGCTGCTGTGGCTGGGGCTGCCGCTGCCCGGCGGCGTGGTCGCCGCGCTGGGCGTGGGAGGGTGGCTGCTGCTCACCGGGATGCTGCACTTCGACGGTCTGGTCGACAGCGCCGACGCCCTGTTCGCGGTCAAGACCCCGGCCCAGCGCCTGGAGATCCTGCGCGACCTGCACATGGGCGCCTTCGGGCTGGCGGTGGGCGCGCTGGCCCTGCTGACGCTGTGGAGTCTGCTGGCCGCGCCGATCCCCGCTTACGCGCCGCTGGTGGCGGCCGTGGCGGCGCGCACGGCGCTGCTGCTGCCCATGAACCTGTACCCCGCCGCCCGCGCCGAGTCGCTGGGCGCGCGTTCGCGCGAGGGCCGCTGGGGCGTGGCGCTGCTGCTCGCCGCCCCGACCCTGCTGCTGCCCGGCGCCGGGGTGGCATGGCTGGCGGCGCTGGGGGCCGCGCTGCTGGTGGCCCGCTTCGCCGCCGGCCGGCTGGGCGGGGGCCTGAGCGGCGACGTGTTCGGGATGATCGTGGTGTGCGCCGAACTGGCGGCCCTGTGCGCCTTCGCCTGGGGCCGCTGA
- a CDS encoding DUF1800 domain-containing protein: MSLKPHTQKLSAEDAAHFLRRTAFGATDAQIRALSGRGAADVARQALNFDQRLAADSPFDPSTGATPGAMLQLTRAGWLYELMYGPHPLREKLALTWSNHFVVGTDKVRNHSALSGYLALLRRQAATESFGRFTLEVAQSPAMLRYLDNDQNRKGKPNENFSRELLELFTTGIGHYTEDDVREGARALSGWTFTGGRGNKNFLEKQTFVFNPKQHDTGRKTYLGQTGTFSGEDVIRLASTHPQTAVFISRKLHRAFVADTPDENAVQGSAETFRRSGGNVRAVLEELLSSEVFYASRARIIRSPVEYVVGTVRTLGGPRLEPKQVLALSATAGRMGQELLKPDTVKGWDGGREWINDSTLLLRLQVAAAFTLGKNAPRDTPAPSDLALVGRERSPLAGALSSLNPRQRTYLTLISPEFQLA; encoded by the coding sequence ATGAGCCTGAAGCCCCACACCCAGAAACTGTCGGCCGAGGACGCCGCGCACTTCCTGCGCCGCACCGCCTTCGGCGCGACCGATGCCCAGATCCGCGCCCTGAGCGGCCGGGGGGCTGCCGACGTGGCCCGTCAGGCGCTGAACTTCGACCAGCGCCTGGCCGCCGACAGTCCCTTCGATCCCTCCACCGGCGCCACCCCCGGCGCGATGCTGCAGCTCACGCGGGCGGGCTGGCTGTACGAGCTGATGTACGGCCCGCATCCGCTGCGCGAGAAGCTGGCGCTGACCTGGAGCAATCATTTCGTGGTGGGCACCGACAAGGTGCGGAACCACTCGGCGCTCTCGGGCTACCTGGCGCTGCTGCGGCGGCAGGCGGCCACCGAGAGCTTCGGGCGCTTCACGCTGGAGGTCGCGCAGTCGCCGGCCATGCTGCGCTACCTCGACAACGACCAGAACCGCAAGGGCAAACCCAACGAGAACTTCAGCCGCGAGCTGCTGGAGCTGTTCACCACCGGCATCGGCCACTACACCGAAGACGACGTGCGCGAGGGCGCGCGGGCGCTGAGCGGCTGGACGTTCACCGGCGGGCGCGGCAACAAGAACTTCCTGGAGAAGCAGACCTTCGTGTTTAACCCCAAGCAGCACGACACGGGCCGCAAGACCTACCTGGGCCAGACGGGCACGTTCAGCGGCGAGGACGTGATCCGGCTGGCGAGCACCCACCCGCAGACGGCCGTGTTCATCTCGCGCAAGCTGCACCGCGCCTTCGTGGCCGACACGCCCGACGAGAACGCCGTGCAGGGCAGCGCCGAGACCTTCCGGCGTAGCGGGGGCAACGTGCGCGCCGTGCTGGAGGAACTGCTGAGCAGCGAGGTCTTCTACGCCAGCCGGGCGCGGATCATCCGCTCGCCGGTCGAGTACGTGGTGGGCACGGTGCGCACGCTGGGCGGCCCGCGGCTGGAGCCCAAGCAGGTGCTGGCCCTGAGCGCCACCGCCGGGCGCATGGGCCAGGAACTCTTGAAACCCGACACCGTGAAGGGCTGGGACGGCGGCCGCGAGTGGATCAACGATTCCACCCTGCTGCTGCGCCTGCAGGTTGCCGCCGCCTTCACGCTGGGCAAGAACGCCCCCAGGGACACCCCCGCACCCTCCGATCTGGCGCTGGTGGGCCGCGAACGCTCGCCGCTGGCGGGCGCCCTGAGCAGCCTCAACCCCCGCCAGCGCACCTACCTGACCCTGATCAGCCCCGAATTCCAGCTGGCGTGA
- a CDS encoding DUF1501 domain-containing protein, producing the protein MTNRRDFLKLSAVAVAATTGMPGFLARAAAQAGAGGKTLVVIQLTGGNDGLNTLIPYSNPAYYAARPTIAIPKKDVLTLGGDLGLHPSFKPLMGLWDAGHFAWMENVGYPNPNRSHFASMAIWHTADPAQAQAEGWIGRIAEKIGDPFCASNIGASTPLALRASEFSLPSIDGVDNFQLKLPEGLSTAFQDVLGTPRSGEADYLVRATRQMMSNTARVQANVKKYKAGATYPETKFAGQLRDTARLIAAGVGQRVLYVSLGGFDTHAGQRAEQDELLADLAGGLSAFQTDLERQGLADQVIVMGFSEFGRRVAENDSAGTDHGKGSVMFALGKGVKGGVHGDSPDLEDLAEGDIKYRQDFRGVYAEALTKWLSLDARAILGGDFRGPAWVA; encoded by the coding sequence ATGACCAACAGACGCGATTTCCTGAAACTCTCCGCCGTCGCCGTGGCGGCAACCACCGGGATGCCGGGCTTTCTGGCGCGGGCCGCCGCTCAGGCCGGGGCCGGCGGCAAGACCCTGGTGGTGATCCAGCTCACGGGCGGCAACGACGGGCTGAACACCCTGATTCCGTATTCCAATCCGGCCTACTATGCGGCGCGGCCCACCATCGCCATTCCCAAAAAGGACGTGCTCACGCTGGGCGGCGACCTGGGCCTGCATCCCTCGTTCAAGCCGCTGATGGGCCTGTGGGACGCCGGGCACTTCGCCTGGATGGAAAACGTGGGCTACCCCAACCCGAACCGCAGCCACTTCGCCTCGATGGCGATCTGGCACACCGCCGACCCCGCGCAGGCGCAGGCCGAGGGCTGGATCGGGAGGATCGCCGAGAAGATCGGGGATCCCTTCTGCGCCAGCAACATCGGCGCCTCGACCCCGCTGGCGCTGCGGGCCTCGGAGTTCAGCCTGCCCAGCATCGACGGGGTGGACAACTTCCAGCTCAAGCTGCCCGAGGGGCTGAGCACGGCGTTTCAGGATGTCCTGGGCACCCCCCGCAGCGGCGAGGCCGACTATCTGGTGCGCGCCACCCGGCAGATGATGAGCAACACGGCGCGCGTGCAGGCCAACGTGAAGAAGTACAAGGCCGGCGCCACGTATCCCGAGACCAAGTTCGCCGGGCAGCTGCGCGACACCGCCCGCCTGATCGCCGCCGGGGTGGGCCAGCGGGTGCTGTACGTGTCGCTGGGCGGCTTCGACACCCACGCCGGCCAGCGCGCCGAGCAGGACGAGCTGCTCGCAGACCTGGCGGGCGGCCTGAGCGCCTTCCAGACCGATCTGGAGCGGCAGGGCCTGGCCGACCAGGTCATCGTGATGGGCTTCTCCGAGTTCGGGCGGCGGGTCGCCGAGAACGACTCGGCCGGCACCGACCACGGCAAGGGCAGCGTGATGTTCGCGCTGGGCAAGGGCGTGAAGGGCGGTGTGCATGGAGACAGCCCCGATCTGGAAGACCTGGCCGAAGGCGACATCAAGTACCGCCAGGATTTCCGGGGGGTCTACGCCGAGGCGCTGACCAAATGGCTGTCGCTGGACGCCAGGGCCATCCTGGGCGGCGACTTCAGGGGGCCGGCGTGGGTGGCTTAA
- a CDS encoding GGDEF domain-containing protein, giving the protein MPVAVPPEQHLDLTRRRGYLFGCLGAAVAYGVLSIDGWAAGDWRPLVGMAVCSLLILTVLDRRITLQRLDGLLGLASDFGALFMLWSVFHNAGPFSAQTMLMFSIFLVVWFGVRAFRAAVIRAALLCAGILLIGLLRQPPEPIPVLYFVFLAFLVGQMTFAGRQIRQEASARAHYADLALTDPLTGLLNRRALYETLQAHYTRQASASRPAPDGGGKGWRAPGRRETRPGKTGGGETGLGVLLLDLDHFKTINDSYGHDIGDRVLQHVAGVLEGCAAPGDQVARWGGEEFLILVSTSERSALEQRCHRILAALRTIHSGLPPVTLSIGMAHASEAPDVDSLLRLADRRLYRAKRDGRDRMNKDTLLNL; this is encoded by the coding sequence ATGCCGGTGGCCGTTCCGCCCGAGCAGCACCTGGATCTCACACGCCGCAGGGGCTATCTGTTCGGCTGTCTGGGCGCCGCCGTCGCCTACGGCGTGCTGAGCATCGACGGGTGGGCGGCCGGGGACTGGCGGCCGCTGGTCGGGATGGCGGTCTGTAGCCTGCTCATCCTGACCGTGCTTGACCGCCGGATCACCCTGCAGCGCCTCGACGGGCTGCTGGGCCTGGCCTCGGACTTCGGGGCGCTGTTCATGCTCTGGAGCGTCTTCCACAACGCCGGGCCGTTCAGCGCCCAGACCATGCTGATGTTCAGCATCTTCCTCGTGGTGTGGTTCGGTGTGCGGGCGTTCAGGGCGGCCGTGATCCGCGCCGCTCTGCTGTGTGCGGGCATCCTCCTGATCGGCCTGTTGCGCCAGCCGCCGGAACCCATCCCTGTGCTGTATTTCGTGTTCCTGGCCTTTCTGGTCGGGCAGATGACCTTCGCGGGGCGGCAGATCCGCCAGGAAGCCTCGGCCCGCGCCCACTACGCCGATCTGGCCCTGACCGATCCGCTGACCGGCCTGCTCAACCGCCGCGCCCTGTACGAAACGCTGCAGGCCCACTACACCCGGCAGGCGTCGGCGTCCCGGCCGGCCCCAGACGGGGGCGGGAAGGGCTGGCGGGCTCCGGGGCGGCGCGAGACGAGACCGGGCAAGACAGGAGGGGGCGAAACAGGGCTGGGCGTCCTGCTGCTGGATCTGGATCACTTCAAGACCATCAACGACAGTTATGGGCACGACATCGGTGACCGTGTGCTGCAACACGTGGCCGGGGTGCTGGAGGGCTGCGCCGCGCCGGGGGATCAGGTGGCGCGCTGGGGCGGCGAGGAGTTCCTGATCCTGGTGTCCACCAGCGAGAGATCGGCACTGGAGCAGCGCTGTCACCGTATCCTGGCCGCCCTGCGCACCATCCACAGCGGCCTGCCCCCGGTGACCCTGAGTATCGGCATGGCCCACGCCAGCGAGGCCCCGGACGTGGACAGCCTGCTGCGCCTCGCGGACCGGCGCCTGTACCGCGCCAAGCGCGATGGCCGCGACCGCATGAACAAGGACACGCTGCTGAACCTCTGA